The genome window GATTGCCGGTGGATTTGGTTTGGCTTGTACAGGCGATGTAACCATTGTTCATAAAGATACCCAATTTGCATTGAGTGAAACAATGTTAGGTCTAACGCCTGCACAAATATCACCATTTGTTATTCATCGTTTAGGTTCTGCACTGGGCCGCAGGGTAATGTTGACTGGCGCTCGATTTAATGGGGAAAAAGCTGCTCAGGTTGGCCTAGCTGATTTTATCGGATCAGATGAAGCTGAATTGACCAATTTAGAACAAAAAATTAAAACACAAGTATTGCGTTGTGCTCCCAGGGCCATCGGTATTACAAAAGAACTCATTCAATCTATCCCAGGCCTTTCTAAAGAAAAAAGAATTACAATGATGGCAGATAATTTTGCAGAAAGTGTGTTGGGGGAAGAAGGTCGAGAGGGGATTGCATCATTTATGGAGAAACGAAAGCCTAAATGGAATAAATAAAGGTATATTGATTTTGCTGGTTAACTAAAAACGTTTGGTTTTTTTGGTCCTTGATTAAATAGCTAGAAATGAAGTTTCCGTGGAAAAAGATGTAGCAGTTTGCAATGATACCAAAGAATTGAAAAAAGGTCATGACTAGAAGGCGTAAGACAAAAGGCTGTAAGCTCTTGTATGACAATAAGAAACAAGTAAAAGTTTGGTTGGGTTGATCATTAGTCAAGCCATAGAAAAATTCGGTAAAGCAGTGATGGGTGAACAGCAATTGCAAGAAGCCTTAGCCGATATGATGACTGATATTTTTACTGCTGAAAGCGTACTGGTGAGGATTCGCCAAACACCAATTAATGAATCAGCATTTAAAATTGGAACTGTATTTGTTTCAGAAAAAATGGGCAAAATGGTACAATCGGCAAAACAATGCTTACTTTATATTCATGGTGGTGAGATTCCAGAAGAAATTTATGCTGAATATGAGCAATTGATTATACTTTTGAACTTGTCAGAAGATATCTATTTATTAAAAGAAGAAATTGCCACACATGTCATATATAATAATAGCTATCCATTCTAATTCAATAGTTAATTGAAACTCCGGAAAATTTATATATTTAAAATACTTTTAATATTTTTTGATTTGACTAATGGGTAGTAAATATGTGCAACCCATGAGTCATAGGGATCATTCTCAATTTCATAAACCGTTGGGTATTCCCTTGTGATTTTAGCGGATCCAAAAAGGATATCCCAGAAAAAAACATATTACTTAAATTACCGTTATTATTACTGATGCCGTCTGAATTGGATTTGCCGTGATGCATAAAATGGGTGGAGGGGGTAGAGATGGATCGCTCGACAATCCAAGCTAGAGGGTGTAGCACTTTAAATTTATACAATGTTTGATCCCACTTCCATTTACTGTGGGCGCCAATAACAATAAATTGTTTAACTATTAATTGGGTGAGAATGACTTCGTAGGGTATAAAAAAGGTTATAATTCCAAGCCACCAGAGATTAGGCATAAATACATAGTAAGACATTGCATTCCGATAAGATGTCAAGACACCCATTTCTCTTGCAGCATGATGAGGTCGATGCCATTTCCATAACCAAGGTCATTCATGAGATTTTCGATGCCACCAATATTGAGAGAAGTCATCTGGAATTGACACGATTAATAATAATGCCCAAAAGGGTAAGTGTGATAGTGATTGATAATATTGGGGAATTAAATAATTAAGAATTAAAACAGCCGAGAATAAAATAATCGGTTTAATTAATAAAGCCAGTTTAAAAAAGGACACTATATTCATTGAGCCAATCATCTTTTGTTCTAGGTGAGTTACGGCCATAGAGACCGGTAAAAGATTCCAAAATACCAAATCCAATTATGATACCACCTATAATAAAAATTTCGAGTATTTTAAATTTTTCCATGACTTATTATTTATGCTTAACTATTTAAAAATCCAAGTGGATTGACCCATGATGATAGATAATTATTGTTAAGGATTTTCTTTTAGAGTATTATTGTTCAATTAAACAAGGATATTTTAATGGACTCACTAACGTTGGATAATTGTCTTTCTAATTTACAATCAAATAAAAACAGTTGGGCTACCCTCCCAATTACCAATAAAATTTCCTATTTGGATCAAACCATAAAATTGACTGTGGATCATGCAGAAGAATGGGCAAATGCCGGATCGGAAGCGAAAGGATTAAACACCAATTCACCGTTATCGGGGGAAGAATGGTTAGGCGGCCCTTATGCGTTTTTAAACTGGTTACAATATATGAAAAATACGCTAAATGCAATTGCTGCAGGAAAAAGCGCAATTCATAAAGTTAAATTAAGTGAATGGGCAAACGGGCAAACGGTGGCGCGGGTTTATCCTAATAATCTTTTAGAAAAGTTGCTTTTGGATAATTATTATTTGGATGTTTGGATGCAGGATGGTGTTACACTTGAAAACATTGAAGATACAGTAGCGTTATTTTATAAACAGGAGAGTCCTAAAGGGAAGGTTTCTTTGGTATTAGGGGCAGGAAATGTATCATCCATAGTTCCTTTGGATATTTTCTATAAATTGTATGCCGAAGGAGAAGTGGTGTTAATAAAAATGAATCCCATCAATGAGTATCTTGGACCAATTTTTGAGAAGATATTTGCACCATTAATTGAGAAGGGATTTATTCAGTTTTCCTATGGTGCTGGAGATGTAGGCGCTTATTTGACCCGTCATGATATGGTGGATACAATTCATATTACCGGTAGTGCACGGACCCATGATGTAATCGTATTCGGCGTTGGAGAAGAAGGCCAAAAAAGGAAAAGTGAAAACCTACCCATTATGAGTAAACCAATTTCATCTGAATTGGGTGGAGTATCTCCTACGATTGTTGTTCCGGGACCATGGTCAAAAGGTGATTTTAAATTTCAAGCTGAAAATATCGCTACCCAAAAACTTCAAAATGCAGGCCATAATTGTATTGCAACACAAGTATTGGTAATGCCGAAGGAATGGGTAGGAACAGAAAAATTACTCCAAGAAGTGGAGAGTAAAATTACTAATGCTGAAAGCCGTCCTGCATATTATCCCGGCGCAGCAGATCGTCAAAATGCCGCAAGGGTACATGCAAATGCAAAAAGTCTCGATAGCGGTGTGGATCGAACCATTATCTACGATGTGGACGCCCTTATCGATGAACCCTGTTTTACGGATGAATATTTCAGTCCCGTCCTTACTACGGTTGAACTGGAAGGTAGTGATCCTGCTGCATTTTTAAAGGCGGCAGTCAAATTTGCCAATGAAAAACTGGATGGTACTTTAGGTGCGAACATAATTATACATCCTAAAACAATGAAGGCACATAAAGAAGCTTTGGACCAAGCTATAGCGGATTTGAAGTATGGTGGCATTGGTATAAATACTTGGTGCGCTCTTGCATTTTTAGCCGCCGGTGGTGCGTGGGGTGCCTATCCTGGCCATACCATGGATGATATTCAATCAGGAAAAGGTGTGGTTCACAATGCTTTCCTTTTTGATAAAACCCAAAAGAACGTTGCGACAGGTCCCTTCAGGAATTTTCCACGGTCAATCTTTTTTGGCGATTTGCATATGGCACCTAGACCGCCTTGGTTTGTCACTAATAAAACAGCCCATAAGACTGGCAAAAAACTAACTTATTTTATTGGGACTGGAAGCCTTTTAAAGCTTCCAGGTATTTTTACTTCAGCCTTAAAAGGGTAATTGAAGAGACCGAATCAGTCCATAAAAGACTGATATTTACAATTTAACTTTTGCAGCAAGGCAGACTAGGTCAAATGTCGATCCATACAACACTGCTTGATTTGCCAACTTGAATTCAGCACCACCACTCTTTGCTGCGAATTGGATTTGTCTAGAATTGGTAAAGTATTGCATTACAGTGCATCCCGGCGCCGACCGAAACCATGGCCACCAGTTGTCCGTCTTTAATTTCAAATTTATCCAGTTGTTTATTCCGGATCATATCTAACATAGTGGGAATAGACGCTACTGAAGTATTTCCAGTAAATCCTATGGTTATTGGGATTCTTTCTTTTAGAACTTTAAAATCAACATCAAATAACCTACTAATGTTATTACCGATAGCTTCTATCATTTTCCCATTGGCTTGGTGAAAGAGAAAAAGATCAACTTCATCCATAGATTTACCAACTTTTTCCAACCCTTTTTTAATAACCTGAGGGACCCATTTTGTAGCATAACGGTATACCTCTCGGCCATTCATTTTAAAAAATTTAGTGTTGCCAAAATCTGGATTATTGGATTTACCAATGTAAATAGTATGGCAATCCTCTTGACAGTGAGAAAATGTGGCATATCCTAAAACACCCGCTTTATTGTCCCTCTCAGATTTAGAGAGAATAACTGCACCACATCCATCTCCCAAAAGCATGGAATCCAAATCGTGAGGATCTAGAACCCGTGAAATAACTTCCACACCAATGACGAGGACGTGATTAGCATCACCGTTCTGAATCGCTTGGTGGGCTTGGATTAGACCTTGGACCCAACCGGGGCAGCCAAATAAAATGTCATAGGCAAAACATTCATGGTTTTTAATCCCCAGGATATTTTTTGCTAAAGAGGCGAGGTTGGGAACTGAGTCCCAATGCCCTGGATTGTCGGGTACCATATTGCCTGTATTGTGGGCTACGATTATGCCGTCTATTTGAGTTTTGTTAAGACCCGCATCAGCGATGGCATTTTCACCAGCTGCTTTTATCATAGGTACATTATCTTCCTGGTCCGAAATATATCGCCGGCTTGTTATGCCGGAAATCTCTTCCAGCTTGGCAATTACCTCTGCTGCAGGTTTCCGGATTTTTATTCCCTCTTTTGAAAAGAATTCATGGTCAGAAAAATAGCTGTTTGGAATCACCTTTTCAGGGAGTATTGAACCAGTTCCTGATATAATAGAATTAATCATTTTATTAACCAATATTTGTTTTGTAAAAGAAGGTGTTAATATATAGCTATTCAATAAGAAACAAGCACTGTTAGATAACTTAGAATAAAATTTGACAAACGCATCTCAAACAATGTCTTCATTCGCAAAAATATAAAAACATCAAATCTCCTGAAACTGGATTATTACGGTTAAGACAATCATAGACAATTACACTTATACCTTATTTTAATCTTCAAATCGATCTCTCTTATGGAAGAAAACAGTATCTAACCGTACATTTGACACTTAATGAATTCATTAATTACCGATATTAGCCAGGAAATTGTCAGTGGGGTGGCACTGGGCTCAATTTATGCTCTGATTGCCCTTGGCTTTATCCTTATATATAAAGCAACTGAAGTTGTGAATTTTGCCCAAGGTGAACTCATGATGGTGGGGGCCTACGTTAATTTTTTTATCATC of Candidatus Neomarinimicrobiota bacterium contains these proteins:
- a CDS encoding enoyl-CoA hydratase; this translates as MMSRLPETKNLILNFQDGWLTIWFNRTDNRNALSVELVNELRDTLKSVRDNRTVRGITFRGKGGVFCAGADLKGLKSLIDTDAQKEEIANFSKVIGHFFELVNTMPQVTIMVIEGAAIAGGFGLACTGDVTIVHKDTQFALSETMLGLTPAQISPFVIHRLGSALGRRVMLTGARFNGEKAAQVGLADFIGSDEAELTNLEQKIKTQVLRCAPRAIGITKELIQSIPGLSKEKRITMMADNFAESVLGEEGREGIASFMEKRKPKWNK
- a CDS encoding acyl-CoA/acyl-ACP dehydrogenase yields the protein MIISQAIEKFGKAVMGEQQLQEALADMMTDIFTAESVLVRIRQTPINESAFKIGTVFVSEKMGKMVQSAKQCLLYIHGGEIPEEIYAEYEQLIILLNLSEDIYLLKEEIATHVIYNNSYPF
- a CDS encoding aldehyde dehydrogenase family protein, with amino-acid sequence MDSLTLDNCLSNLQSNKNSWATLPITNKISYLDQTIKLTVDHAEEWANAGSEAKGLNTNSPLSGEEWLGGPYAFLNWLQYMKNTLNAIAAGKSAIHKVKLSEWANGQTVARVYPNNLLEKLLLDNYYLDVWMQDGVTLENIEDTVALFYKQESPKGKVSLVLGAGNVSSIVPLDIFYKLYAEGEVVLIKMNPINEYLGPIFEKIFAPLIEKGFIQFSYGAGDVGAYLTRHDMVDTIHITGSARTHDVIVFGVGEEGQKRKSENLPIMSKPISSELGGVSPTIVVPGPWSKGDFKFQAENIATQKLQNAGHNCIATQVLVMPKEWVGTEKLLQEVESKITNAESRPAYYPGAADRQNAARVHANAKSLDSGVDRTIIYDVDALIDEPCFTDEYFSPVLTTVELEGSDPAAFLKAAVKFANEKLDGTLGANIIIHPKTMKAHKEALDQAIADLKYGGIGINTWCALAFLAAGGAWGAYPGHTMDDIQSGKGVVHNAFLFDKTQKNVATGPFRNFPRSIFFGDLHMAPRPPWFVTNKTAHKTGKKLTYFIGTGSLLKLPGIFTSALKG
- a CDS encoding ketoacyl-ACP synthase III, giving the protein MNSIISGTGSILPEKVIPNSYFSDHEFFSKEGIKIRKPAAEVIAKLEEISGITSRRYISDQEDNVPMIKAAGENAIADAGLNKTQIDGIIVAHNTGNMVPDNPGHWDSVPNLASLAKNILGIKNHECFAYDILFGCPGWVQGLIQAHQAIQNGDANHVLVIGVEVISRVLDPHDLDSMLLGDGCGAVILSKSERDNKAGVLGYATFSHCQEDCHTIYIGKSNNPDFGNTKFFKMNGREVYRYATKWVPQVIKKGLEKVGKSMDEVDLFLFHQANGKMIEAIGNNISRLFDVDFKVLKERIPITIGFTGNTSVASIPTMLDMIRNKQLDKFEIKDGQLVAMVSVGAGMHCNAILYQF